In a genomic window of Streptomyces roseoviridis:
- a CDS encoding CBS domain-containing protein, which produces MPSPSYRVSDVMTHTAVAIGRDAPYKEIVALMDQWKVSALPVLEGEGRVVGVVSEADLLPKEEFRGGEPGPDEFAEAAKAGAVRAGELMSSPAVTVHPGATLAEAARIMARRRVKRLPVVNEIGLLEGVVSRSDLLKVFLRKDDEIEAEIRRSVLGGAALTGLDVTVVEGVATLRGALGDRSLVPLLAKAVRAVEGVVDVRMELGAHEDA; this is translated from the coding sequence ATGCCTTCCCCCAGCTACCGCGTCAGTGACGTCATGACCCACACCGCCGTCGCGATCGGCCGTGACGCGCCCTACAAGGAGATCGTCGCCCTGATGGACCAGTGGAAGGTGAGCGCTCTTCCGGTCCTGGAGGGGGAAGGACGTGTCGTGGGAGTGGTCTCGGAGGCCGATCTGTTGCCGAAGGAGGAGTTCCGGGGCGGGGAACCGGGACCGGACGAGTTCGCGGAGGCCGCCAAGGCCGGGGCCGTACGGGCCGGGGAGCTCATGTCGAGTCCGGCCGTCACCGTGCACCCGGGCGCCACGCTCGCGGAGGCGGCGCGCATCATGGCCCGGCGGAGGGTCAAGCGGCTGCCGGTGGTGAACGAGATCGGGCTGCTGGAGGGGGTCGTGAGCCGGAGCGATCTGCTCAAGGTGTTCCTGCGCAAGGACGACGAGATCGAGGCGGAGATCCGGCGGTCGGTGCTCGGAGGGGCGGCGCTCACGGGGCTGGACGTGACCGTGGTGGAGGGTGTGGCGACGCTGCGTGGCGCCCTCGGCGACCGCTCGCTGGTCCCCTTGCTCGCGAAAGCCGTGCGGGCCGTGGAAGGAGTCGTCGACGTACGGATGGAGCTCGGCGCCCATGAGGACGCCTGA